From one Rosa rugosa chromosome 4, drRosRugo1.1, whole genome shotgun sequence genomic stretch:
- the LOC133707450 gene encoding uncharacterized protein LOC133707450, translated as MVELETKDSWIWFLQLLCKDLSCENNGRGWIFISDKQKGLKPALQEVVPSAQIRFCARHLWTNFTKKFPGKVMKDQMWKCAKATTLPYFQKEMEEMKTLDKDAYKWLSEPERPPKHWSRAYFPAGYDCDMLINNGCESFNALILDARGKPPVTMLEEIRLKLMRRIRTRRDKMEAYHGNVCPKARNIIEKNKVKAAEDCIPTFNGGGKAEIENIEGTKNVVDTNLRTCTCRRWELTGIPCKHAICAINGMRAEPDDYIAPCYLKKTYMSIYSHLIQPVNSMDMWSNGDGPSILPPQYTRQPGRPKTKRIKDVSEVVINGTGKIGRIQRSLKCSNCGQEGHNMKTCQRHLPSKGKKTSAAGIKKRKLNTNEGETSQNMSKKGQKAPMTANELRQKAKERVEYQRKKMANLRAARLDANRPASGRPPKSSSENTRPRPPTAPNAFTTSRPVQATSASMSSRPVQPSTASRDKVATPSRSSQRIKNNSGKGDGN; from the exons ATGGTTGAGCTGGAGACAAAGGACTCTTGGATTTGGTTTTTACAGTTGTTGTGCAAGGATCTGAGCTGTGAGAATAATGGTAGAGGCTGGATATTCATAAGTGATAAGCAAAAAGGTTTGAAACCTGCATTACAAGAGGTGGTTCCATCTGCACAGATCAGGTTTTGTGCACGACATTTGTGGACTAACTTCACCAAGAAGTTTCCTGGAAAAGTTATGAAAGATCAGATGTGGAAGTGTGCAAAGGCAACAACTTTGCCTTATTttcagaaggagatggaggagATGAAGACCCTTGATAAGGATGCTTATAAATGGTTGTCAG agcCCGAGAGGCCCCCAAAACATTGGTCAAGGGCATACTTCCCTGCTGGTTATGATTGTGACATGCTCATCAACAATGGTTGTGAGAGTTTCAATGCATTGATCTTGGACGCAAGGGGCAAGCCCCCTGTCACTATGTTGGAAGAGATAAGGCTGAAGCTAATGAGGAGGATTCGTACTCGAAGGGATAAAATGGAGGCTTACCATGGAAATGTATGCCCCAAAGCAAGGAATATCATTGAGAAGAATAAGGTGAAAGCTGCGGAGGATTGCATCCCAACATTCAATGGTGGTGGCAAAGCTGAGATTGAGAATATTGAAGGCACCAAAAATGTTGTGGACACTAACTTGAGGACTTGCACTTGCCGAAGATGGGAATTAACCGGCATCCCTTGCAAACATGCCATTTGTGCAATTAATGGCATGAGGGCTGAACCCGATGACTACATTGCTCCTTGCTATCTCAAGAAGACGTACATGAGTATCTACAGTCACCTCATTCAGCCAGTTAATAGCATGGACATGTGGTCCAATGGTGATGGTCCAAGTATCCTACCTCCACAATATACAAGGCAGCCTGGTAGGCCGAAGACAAAAAGGATTAAGGATGTTTCAGAGGTGGTCATCAATGGTACTGGAAAAATTGGAAGAATACAAAGATCCCTCAAGTGTAGCAACTGTGGCCAAGAAGGTCACAATATGAAAACCTGTCAAAGACATTTGCCAAGTAAGGGAAAGAAGACTTCAGCTGCCGGTATTAAGAAGAGGAAGCTCAACACTAATGAGGGAGAAACTTCCCAAAATATG TCAAAGAAAGGGCAAAAAGCACCTATGACTGCAAATGAGTTGAGGCAAAAAGCCAAGGAGAGGGTTGAGTATCAAAGG AAAAAGATGGCTAACTTGAGGGCAGCAAGGCTTGATGCAAACAGACCTGCAAGTGGAAGGCCTCCAAAATCTAGTAGTGAAAATACAAGACCAAGGCCTCCAACTGCCCCAAATGCCTTTACAACATCAAGACCCGTACAAGCTACATCTGCCAGCATGAGTTCAAGGCCTGTACAGCCTTCTACGGCATCAAGAGACAAGGTTGCAACACCATCAAGGTCTTCACAAAGGATCAAGAACAATTCAGGTAAAGGAGATGGAAATTAG
- the LOC133745681 gene encoding protein STAY-GREEN homolog, chloroplastic-like, with the protein MSTLAAASLLPSEFKPSLSLSDPKSSLFYHRRIPKKRNQALVPVARIFGPAIFEASKLKVLFVGVDEKKHPGNLPRTYTLTHSDVTSKLTLAISQTTNNSQLQGWYNKLQRDEVVAEWRKVKDNMSLHVHCHISGGHFLLDLFSRLRYFIFCKELPVVLKAFIHGDGNLFNSYPELEEALVWVYFHSNIPEFNKVECWGPLRNATSPSGRGHQKAASSSNQEDLVPEPCQEDCSCCFPPLSSIPWPQELPQPNETGYGAQQSFLGQTREPN; encoded by the exons ATGAGTACTCTTGCTGCTGCTTCTTTGCTTCCTTCAGAGTTTAAACCTTCACTCTCTTTATCTGACCCCAAAAGCTCTCTGTTTTACCATAGAAGAATACCGAAGAAGAGGAACCAAGCGTTAGTTCCT GTTGCAAGGATATTTGGGCCAGCCATATTTGAAGCATCAAAGCTAAAGGTTCTGTTCGTAGGAGTGGATGAAAAGAAACATCCTGGGAATCTTCCAAGGACTTACACACTTACTCATAGTGATGTAACCTCAAAGCTCACTCTGGCCATCTCACAGACTACAAACAATTCTCAG TTGCAAGGATGGTACAACAAATTACAAAGAGATGAGGTTGTGGCAGAATGGAGGAAAGTAAAGGACAATATGTCTCTCCATGTTCATTGCCATATAAGTGGAGGTCATTTCcttttggatttgttttcaaGGCTGAGATACTTCATCTTCTGCAAAGAGCTTCCTGTT GTTTTGAAGGCCTTTATTCATGGAGATGGCAACCTGTTCAACAGTTACCCAGAATTGGAGGAGGCTTTGGTTTGGGTTTACTTTCACTCCAACATTCCAGAATTCAACAAGGTTGAATGTTGGGGCCCACTCAGGAATGCAACATCACCATCTGGTAGGGGACACCAGAAGGCAGCTTCCTCAAGCAACCAGGAGGACTTGGTGCCAGAACCATGCCAAGAGGACTGTAGCTGTTGCTTCCCACCACTGAGCTCCATCCCATGGCCCCAAGAGCTTCCCCAGCCAAATGAAACTGGATATGGGGCCCAGCAGAGCTTTCTGGGGCAAACTCGAGAACCAAACTAA